The following coding sequences are from one Streptomyces sp. NBC_00536 window:
- a CDS encoding HpcH/HpaI aldolase/citrate lyase family protein, giving the protein MTTPTSPVNRLRPRRSCLAVPGSNPRFLEKAQGLPADQVFLDLEDACAPLAKEGARHTIVEALNQGDWTGKTRVVRVNDWTTHWTYRDVITVVEGAGQNLDCIMLPKVQDAQQVVALDLLLTQIEKTMGFEVGKIGIEAQIENAKGLVNVDAIAAASPRLETIIFGPADFMASINMKSLVVGMQPPGYGADAYHYILMRILMAARMHDLQAIDGPFLQIKNVDGYREVAGRAAALGFDGKWVLHPGQVDAANEVFSPSQEDYDHAELILDAYDWCTSEAGGKKGSAMLGDEMIDEASRKMALVISGKGRAAGMRRTTKFEIPEG; this is encoded by the coding sequence ATGACCACGCCCACTTCCCCGGTCAACCGGCTGCGGCCGCGCCGCTCCTGTCTCGCGGTGCCGGGTTCGAACCCGCGCTTCCTGGAGAAGGCCCAGGGCCTGCCGGCCGACCAGGTCTTCCTCGACCTGGAGGACGCCTGCGCCCCGCTCGCCAAGGAGGGCGCCCGCCACACGATCGTGGAGGCACTGAACCAGGGCGACTGGACCGGCAAGACCCGCGTGGTGCGCGTCAACGACTGGACCACGCACTGGACGTACCGCGATGTGATCACCGTCGTCGAGGGCGCGGGCCAGAACCTCGACTGCATCATGCTGCCGAAGGTCCAGGACGCCCAGCAGGTCGTGGCGCTCGACCTCCTCCTGACGCAGATCGAGAAGACCATGGGCTTCGAGGTCGGCAAGATCGGCATCGAGGCGCAGATCGAGAACGCCAAGGGCCTGGTGAACGTCGACGCGATCGCCGCCGCCTCGCCGCGGCTGGAGACCATCATCTTCGGCCCGGCCGACTTCATGGCCTCGATCAACATGAAGTCGCTGGTCGTGGGCATGCAGCCGCCCGGCTACGGCGCGGACGCCTACCACTACATCCTGATGCGGATCCTGATGGCGGCCCGCATGCACGACCTCCAGGCGATCGACGGCCCCTTCCTCCAGATCAAGAACGTGGACGGCTACCGCGAGGTCGCGGGCCGCGCCGCCGCCCTCGGCTTCGACGGCAAGTGGGTGCTGCACCCCGGCCAGGTCGACGCCGCGAACGAGGTCTTCTCCCCCTCGCAGGAGGACTACGACCACGCCGAGCTGATCCTGGACGCCTACGACTGGTGCACCTCGGAGGCCGGCGGCAAGAAGGGCTCCGCGATGCTCGGCGACGAGATGATCGACGAGGCCAGCCGCAAGATGGCCCTGGTCATTTCCGGCAAGGGGCGCGCGGCGGGCATGCGGCGCACCACCAAGTTCGAGATCCCGGAGGGCTAG
- a CDS encoding protein meaA, producing the protein MTERQKDRPWLMRTYAGHSTAEASNELYRRNLAKGQTGLSVAFDLPTQTGYDPDHILARGEVGRVGVPVSHLGDMRRLFQDIPLEQMNTSMTINATAMWLLALYQVAAEEQGADIAQLQGTTQNDIVKEYLSRGTHVFPPGPSLRLTTDMIAYTVNHIPKWNPINICSYHLQEAGATPVQEISYAMSTAIAVLDSVRDSGQVPAERFGEVVARISFFVNAGVRFIEEMCKMRAFGRIWDRITRERYGIENEKQRRFRYGVQVNSLGLTEAQPENNVQRIVLEMLAVTLSKDARARAVQLPAWNEALGLPRPWDQQWSLRIQQVLALESDLLEYEDIFAGSHVIEAKVDSLVTECMAEIERIQEMGGAMAAVESGYLKSQLVSSHAERRARIEDGEDKIVGVNCFQQTEPNPLTADLDGAIMTVDGAVEALTVERIGRWRAEREESSERQGNGDPFVFPTTRQALDRLKEAAAGTENLMEATLECARAGVTTGEWSNALREVFGEFRAPTGVSSAPVAVTAEPGTPMAEVRAKVTRTAADLGAGRLRLLVGKPGLDGHSNGAEQIAVRARDAGFEVVYQGIRLTPEEISTAALAEDVHCVGLSILSGSHCALVPDVLERLRAAGAGDIPVIVGGIIPNADAVTLKAAGVAAVFTPKDFGITEIIGRIVDEIRKANKLHPLENVASTEVPA; encoded by the coding sequence ATGACAGAGCGCCAGAAAGACCGTCCGTGGCTCATGCGGACGTACGCCGGCCACTCCACGGCCGAGGCGTCCAACGAGCTGTACCGCCGCAACCTCGCCAAGGGCCAGACGGGTCTGTCGGTCGCCTTCGACCTGCCGACGCAGACCGGATACGACCCCGACCACATCCTCGCCCGCGGCGAGGTCGGCCGGGTCGGGGTTCCGGTCTCCCATCTGGGCGACATGCGGCGGCTGTTCCAGGACATCCCCCTGGAGCAGATGAACACCTCGATGACGATCAACGCCACCGCCATGTGGCTGCTGGCGCTCTACCAGGTGGCCGCCGAGGAGCAGGGCGCGGACATCGCCCAGCTCCAGGGCACCACCCAGAACGACATCGTCAAGGAGTACCTCTCGCGCGGGACGCACGTCTTCCCGCCCGGGCCCTCGCTCCGCCTGACGACGGACATGATCGCGTACACGGTCAACCACATCCCGAAGTGGAACCCGATCAACATCTGCAGTTACCACCTGCAGGAGGCGGGAGCCACTCCGGTCCAGGAGATCTCGTACGCGATGTCCACGGCGATCGCCGTGCTCGACTCGGTCCGCGATTCGGGCCAGGTCCCGGCGGAACGTTTCGGCGAGGTGGTCGCCCGTATCTCCTTCTTCGTGAACGCGGGCGTCCGCTTCATCGAGGAGATGTGCAAGATGCGCGCCTTCGGCCGCATCTGGGACCGGATCACCCGCGAGCGCTACGGCATCGAGAACGAGAAGCAGCGGCGCTTCCGCTACGGCGTCCAGGTCAACTCCCTCGGCCTGACCGAGGCGCAGCCGGAGAACAACGTCCAGCGGATCGTGCTGGAGATGCTGGCGGTCACCCTCTCCAAGGACGCCCGCGCCCGCGCCGTCCAGCTGCCGGCCTGGAACGAGGCGCTGGGCCTGCCCCGGCCCTGGGACCAGCAGTGGTCGCTGCGCATCCAGCAGGTGCTGGCGCTGGAGAGCGACCTGCTGGAGTACGAGGACATCTTCGCGGGCTCGCACGTGATCGAGGCCAAGGTGGACTCGCTGGTCACCGAGTGCATGGCGGAGATCGAGCGGATCCAGGAGATGGGCGGGGCCATGGCCGCCGTCGAATCCGGGTACCTGAAGTCCCAGCTGGTCTCCTCGCACGCCGAGCGGCGGGCCCGGATCGAGGACGGCGAGGACAAGATCGTCGGCGTCAACTGCTTCCAGCAGACAGAGCCGAACCCGCTGACCGCCGACCTGGACGGCGCGATCATGACGGTGGACGGAGCCGTGGAGGCGCTGACCGTCGAGCGGATCGGCCGCTGGCGCGCCGAGCGCGAGGAGTCCTCCGAGCGGCAGGGCAACGGCGATCCCTTCGTCTTCCCCACCACCCGCCAGGCCCTGGACCGGCTCAAGGAGGCGGCGGCCGGCACCGAGAACCTGATGGAGGCCACCCTGGAGTGCGCCCGCGCCGGTGTCACCACCGGCGAGTGGTCGAACGCCCTGCGCGAGGTGTTCGGCGAGTTCCGGGCGCCGACCGGGGTCTCCTCGGCGCCGGTCGCGGTCACCGCCGAGCCGGGCACACCGATGGCCGAGGTCCGTGCGAAGGTGACCCGTACGGCCGCGGACCTGGGCGCCGGGCGGCTGCGGCTGCTGGTCGGCAAGCCGGGCCTGGACGGGCACTCCAACGGGGCCGAGCAGATCGCCGTACGGGCCCGCGACGCCGGGTTCGAGGTGGTCTACCAGGGCATCCGGCTGACCCCCGAGGAAATCTCCACGGCCGCCCTGGCCGAGGACGTGCACTGCGTGGGGCTGTCCATCCTGTCCGGCTCGCACTGCGCGCTGGTCCCGGACGTCCTCGAACGCCTCCGGGCGGCGGGGGCGGGTGACATTCCCGTCATCGTCGGAGGCATCATTCCGAACGCCGATGCCGTCACCCTGAAGGCGGCCGGGGTCGCCGCCGTCTTCACCCCGAAGGACTTCGGCATCACGGAGATCATCGGCCGTATCGTCGACGAGATCCGCAAGGCGAACAAGCTCCACCCACTAGAGAACGTCGCAAGCACGGAGGTCCCCGCATGA